From Halosolutus amylolyticus, a single genomic window includes:
- the sufB gene encoding Fe-S cluster assembly protein SufB: MSSEQDHLKETDTEARFEFKKEQNAAVKSDKGLTEEVIRMISEDKDEPDWMLERRLRALQQYQNMPMPSGWPGMPDLSELDVEEIVPYIRPDVDKREGVDDWTELPDEIKDTFDKLGIPEAEKNALSGVGAQYESEVVYQNMQEQWEEKGVIFMNMDRAVQEHPDLVKEHFMTTCVPPSDNKFAALHGAVWSGGSFVYVPEGVTVEMPVQAYFRMNSEGMGQFEHTLIIAEEGSEVHYIEGCSAPKYGTHNLHSGGVEVFVGEDAHVQYSTVQNWSKNTFNLNTKRAIVEENGTMEWVSGSMGSKATMLYPCSILKGRGATDTHITIAFAGEGQDIDTGAKVYHNAPNTKSTIESKSISKDGGRTNYRGLVHIADGAENSSTAVECDALMFDNESTSDTMPYMEIEESKVDVAHEATVGKIGDEDIFYLQSRGLDDDDAKKMIVAGFIEPITEELPIEYAVELNRLIELEMEGSLG; the protein is encoded by the coding sequence ATGAGTTCCGAACAAGACCACCTCAAAGAAACTGACACTGAAGCGCGGTTCGAGTTCAAGAAAGAACAGAACGCCGCGGTGAAATCCGACAAGGGGCTGACCGAGGAAGTCATCCGCATGATCTCCGAGGACAAGGACGAGCCCGACTGGATGCTCGAGCGCCGCCTGCGCGCGCTCCAGCAGTACCAGAACATGCCGATGCCATCGGGCTGGCCCGGCATGCCCGACCTCTCCGAACTGGACGTCGAGGAGATCGTGCCGTACATCCGCCCGGACGTCGACAAGCGCGAGGGCGTCGACGACTGGACGGAACTGCCCGACGAGATCAAGGACACCTTCGACAAGCTCGGCATTCCGGAGGCGGAGAAGAACGCCCTCTCCGGCGTCGGTGCCCAGTACGAGTCGGAGGTCGTCTACCAGAACATGCAAGAGCAGTGGGAGGAGAAGGGCGTCATCTTCATGAACATGGACCGCGCGGTCCAGGAGCACCCCGACCTCGTCAAGGAACACTTCATGACGACCTGCGTGCCGCCGAGCGACAACAAGTTCGCGGCGCTGCACGGGGCCGTCTGGTCCGGCGGATCGTTCGTCTACGTCCCCGAGGGCGTCACCGTCGAGATGCCCGTCCAGGCCTACTTCCGGATGAACTCCGAGGGGATGGGGCAGTTCGAGCACACGCTCATCATCGCCGAGGAAGGCTCGGAAGTCCACTACATCGAGGGCTGTTCCGCGCCGAAGTACGGCACCCACAACCTGCACTCCGGCGGCGTCGAAGTCTTCGTCGGCGAAGACGCACACGTCCAGTACTCCACGGTCCAGAACTGGTCGAAGAACACCTTCAACCTCAACACCAAGCGCGCCATCGTCGAAGAGAACGGCACGATGGAGTGGGTCTCGGGCTCGATGGGCTCGAAAGCGACCATGCTCTACCCGTGCTCGATCCTCAAGGGTCGCGGCGCGACCGACACCCACATCACGATCGCCTTCGCGGGCGAGGGCCAGGACATCGACACCGGCGCGAAGGTCTACCACAACGCGCCGAACACGAAGTCCACGATCGAGTCCAAGTCGATCTCCAAGGACGGCGGCCGCACCAACTACCGCGGTCTCGTTCACATCGCCGACGGCGCCGAGAACTCCTCGACCGCCGTCGAGTGCGACGCGCTGATGTTCGACAACGAGTCCACCTCGGACACCATGCCGTACATGGAGATCGAGGAGTCGAAGGTCGACGTCGCCCACGAGGCGACCGTCGGCAAGATCGGCGACGAGGACATCTTCTACCTCCAGAGCCGCGGTCTGGACGACGACGACGCCAAGAAGATGATCGTCGCCGGCTTCATCGAGCCGATCACGGAGGAACTGCCGATCGAGTACGCGGTCGAACTCAACCGCCTCATCGAACTCGAGATGGAAGGTAGCCTCGGATAA